The following are from one region of the Muntiacus reevesi chromosome 3, mMunRee1.1, whole genome shotgun sequence genome:
- the ODC1 gene encoding ornithine decarboxylase, with amino-acid sequence MNSFSNEEFDCHFLDEGFTAKDILDQKINEVSSSDDKDAFYVADLGDILKKHLRWLKALPRVTPFYAVKCNDSRTIVKTLAAIGTGFDCASKTEIQLVQSLGVPPERIIYANPCKQVSQIKYAANNGVQMMTFDSEVELMKVARAHPKAKLVLRIATDDSKAVCRLSVKFGATLKTSRLLLERAKELDIDVIGVSFHVGSGCTDPETFVQAISDARCVFDMGAEVGFNMYLLDIGGGFPGSEDVKLKFEEITSVINPALDKYFPSDSEVSIIAEPGRYYVASAFTLAVNIIAKKLVLKEQTGSDDEEESSERTFMYYVNDGVYGSFNCILYDHAHVKPLLQKRPKPDEKYYSSSIWGPTCDGLDRIVERCNLPEMHVGDWMLFENMGAYTVAAASTFNGFQRPTIYYVMSGPTWQLMQQIRTQDFPSGVEEPDVGPLPVSCAQESGMKRHSAACASTRINV; translated from the exons ATGAACAGCTTTAGTAATGAAGAGTTTGACTGCCATTTCTTGGATGAAGGCTTTACTGCCAAGGACATTCTGGaccaaaaaattaatgaagtttcttcttct GATGATAAGGATGCCTTCTATGTTGCGGACCTGGGAGACATTCTGAAGAAACATCTGAGATGGTTGAAAGCTCTTCCTCGGGTCACCCCCTTTTATGCAGTCAAATGCAATGATAGCAGAACCATAGTGAAGACACTCGCTGCCATTGGGACAGGATTTGACTGTGCCAGCAAG ACTGAAATACAGTTGGTGCAGAGTCTTGGGGTGCCCCCAGAGAGGATTATCTATGCCAATCCGTGTAAACAAGTGTCTCAGATTAAGTATGCCGCCAATAACGGAGTCCAGATGATGACTTTTGATAGTGAAGTCGAGCTGATGAAAGTTGCCAGGGCACATCCAAAGGCCAA GTTGGTTTTGCGTATCGCCACTGATGATTCCAAAGCAGTCTGTCGCCTCAGTGTCAAATTTGGTGCCACGCTTAAAACCAGCAGGCTTCTTTTGGAACGGGCGAAAGAGCTAGATATTGATGTCATTGGTGTCAG CTTCCACGTGGGAAGTGGCTGTACTGATCCTGAGACCTTTGTGCAGGCCATCTCTGATGCCCGCTGTGTCTTTGACATGGGC GCTGAGGTTGGTTTCAACATGTATCTGCTTGATATTGGTGGTGGCTTTCCTGGATCCGAGGATGTAAAGCTTAAATTCGAAGAG ATCACCAGTGTAATCAACCCAGCATTGGACAAGTATTTTCCATCAGACTCTGAAGTGAGCATCATAGCTGAGCCAGGCAGATACTATGTTGCATCAGCTTTCACACTCGCAGTTAATATTATTGCCAAAAAACTTGTATTAAAGGAACAGACAGGCTCTGATG ATGAAGAGGAGTCAAGTGAACGGACATTTATGTATTACGTGAACGATGGAGTATATGGATCATTCAACTGCATCCTTTACGATCACGCACACGTGAAGCCTCTTCTGCAGAAG AGACCCAAACCAGACGAGAAGTATTATTCATCCAGCATCTGGGGACCCACCTGTGACGGCCTGGACCGAATTGTTGAGCGCTGTAACCTGCCCGAGATGCATGTGGGCGATTGGATGCTCTTTGAGAACATGGGTGCTTACACTGTCGCTGCTGCTTCTACCTTCAATGGATTCCAGAGACCCACCATCTACTACGTGATGTCAGGGCCAACGTG gcaACTGATGCAGCAGATCCGGACCCAGGACTTCCCGTCCGGAGTGGAGGAGCCAGACGTTGGTCCTCTGCCCGTGTCCTGTGCCCAGGAGAGCGGCATGAAGCGGCACTCGGCAGCCTGCGCTTCCACGCGTATTAACGTGTAG